The following is a genomic window from Ptiloglossa arizonensis isolate GNS036 chromosome 11, iyPtiAriz1_principal, whole genome shotgun sequence.
TTTTATAGCAGTTTATACAAAGTTATTTTACAATGTATTAACTTAAATAAGTTAAAAAGTTAAATTTCTCAAAATTAAAGTATAATCGGAAAGAAAGTAAAACTGCCAATTAACAAAAGTcttagaaaattttaaataacgttacttgaatattatttcaataatatttggTTCCTATGCTTTACATCTGTTTACATTATTCTGTTTAGATTGTAATGATGAAATTTCATTCAAAgatattatttcgaaaataataattgtatgtccgagataataaattaatcgatGAATTATAATTCATTGCAAATATCTTAATTAAATATCttaggaaaattaaaataaaagtttttcttctgaaaaaaaataaagtgtTTGTTGGGTTCATTGTGATCAATTTTCttactttattttataaaattcatttcttaaataatttttgttatacTACTTGGTGATAGGAAGCTACGTTTGTAATTTTCaaagatttatttttttaatgttttaaaaaatcaaattataaacGTCAGCCGTTTTCTTGTATTTATTAAGAGTTTTAAGCATTTACTTTAGAACAaactttttattataaatttcaaattcttatatcttttcttttgttaataaattaggtatgaattttgtaaatttgaagTGTAACCCGAAATAAAGTAGAGCTACCAACTTAAGGGTTCTTAAACTTAAGTTTAACTTAAAGAAAAATCTATTAGATTTTGTTATAAAATTTATgatttatcgattaaaaatttataattcattATGTACATTTTATTTCAACTCACATGTCGTCTTTTGGGATATTAATAatcatatatttaatattatatgtaaatacaagacaaattttttcacaCTACGTGATTACAAAAATCTTTTGTGTTTTCACTGATTTTAAGGttttaaaaagttaaatttaaattttgataataaataATCCTCAACAACTCCATTATGAtggttgaaattttttaattactccATCTTTTTTTTCAGGAAGTTATGCTTGACAATTGTTCAAaaagatatattttaaaaaattgtagaacAAATCTTTAGAAATCATTACGaactatttatataaattaggaaaacattaaaatttgtttttattcaTTGCCTACTCGATTTGGAAcagttaattttacatttaagaaaaaataaaagtaaggtTAGGGAATTTTAGAATCGTATGATAGCAGCACTTAGTCCAAACAGAAAAGGATAGAAGGGGAACTAATTTCGTATCGTGCGACTTACTGCAACGAAACTACTGACACAACGACCGGTTCGTTGTTCGTTCCGTGGTTCGTTTCCTCTTTTGTGATCAGCTCCGATCTTGAAAGGTATGTTTTTTCGTCGATATTAATGATCCTCCTTTTTCGTTCAGACATTCTCGATTAACGCTTTCTCACAAAACTGACCGTTTTTAGTTTTCTTCACGAGTTTTCATGCATTTATAACATCGAAAATCTTTGCTTTTTTCATCTGTCCcatgtgtacgtacttttctgtCTTGAGACAGAATTTGAGCGGTAGTGTTCACGATCTCTGCAGCTTTTCTATAAATTATTAACAGAGCAACAGCCTTCCCGTGAGTATAATAAACGTAACGCAATAGGATCCGCCAAATAATTGACAAATTGATATAATTTCCGCTTTTTTCCCCACAATCTCTGCATACTCGAGCAAATAACCTTTCTCCCTCACGAATATGGTGACTTTCAAATGTCAGTTTAACGTCGCGCAAAAATTCAACCGAATTAAGAGAATCTTTTCATCACGTGCATTTTGCATCTCACGTAACGTTTATTTTTTGCACACGCGTGCACGCAATCGATATTTAAGATATTCACGATGCATGCACGGCGAAAGATGAAGTCGCAACGTGTAATCGAATTTCGGCACGTTTACCAAATTATGATTTCGCTGTATGCCATGCCCTTGATTCATATATAAAATTGTTGTTTAATTTCAACTatgctttttttaaatttttatatgagTGTTTATAAGTTTAGTCGCTTTCTTTGATATATTTctatctcgttttttttttcttgaggaaaatttcttttcaatatattttattgattaagtgaaataaaatatttatcgttgttTCTTATCAGTATTTGTTATtgtaattaaagaaataaatatcttgagaaatatttaattagtcACATTTTTTAATTGCTATTAAAAAACATATTAGTAATATAAAAAGAGTAATCGAAAGTTTCATTATTACTATGAAATATATTTGCAATCCAAAAATTGTGTTTGAACATTttatattgttttaaataaaatcaccCAAGAATATGTATATTCCTTGATGAAATCTTGTCTTGATTCATTACTtaatatatatttgttacaATAGTGACCATTCGTATAAattctttttgaaaataaattatattctgATATCATgacaaaagtaaatttaatCTTAAGTAAGAATagattatataataattcaaatGATTTTGGTTCATAAGAAACAAAATGCTTAAACTAATAGAAATAACTTTCTTTCTCTGggtgtaattattttaaaattctttatgtTTAAAACATAATTGAAATAATGTTTCTATATCATTTATTATGAATGAgctcaattttaaatattggtgTTTTAGAATGAAACGTATAATTACctataaaataatttgtttctgaGAAATAATTTGgttattgaaataaatagaCTTCCTACtaatatttaaaagaagaataacaataaagcaaaaaattataaaatttttaaactatGATCTAAATTATCTCATATTATCtgaagaaatttcaaaaattgttttgaaatttcaatgatttctttaaaaaataaaataccttTTATTTTTTACCACATTGTtgtcgaaagaattttattgtttttctcttatatgcaaatacttttttttttaaaacacaAATCTGGATTGTAGTACTATGACAACTGATCCAAAGCGCACTGGCAATAATAGTGATATGGAATCTGTTGAAGATGAAGATGATAACAACAGTATAGAGCTTACCACCCAAAATTTACGTAGACACGATGTGTTAGCTGCTCTGCAAGATCGTATTTCTGCACCAGGATTGGAGGTATTCAAATATCATATGAACTATAACAGTTTTTGATGAtccaaaaattataaagtattaattttacattatatCGAAAGAAATACATTGAAATTTCTTAAGAATACTctgttataaatttttaattctcttAGTGCTTTATTGTCAGTAGCAtactgtttaatatttttgtttaagtaTCTATATTTTATATGTCAATAGCATTTTAATGTTAATTCTACTGCATTTAATGgtttgtacaattattaattgaaattaatactcaccttttaacaaatatatatacattgtaAACATATGTAGCTCTGTATCAGTAACATGCCTTTTGAACTATGTACTATTAAATAAATCTTCTTTCTCAATATCTTACTTTTGTTTCTGTAACGAGTTATTTTTTTTcagttataatatttatagttgtAAAAACGTTTCTACAAAGAGTCCTTTGtcaatattattactattaacaTTCTATGCTATTAGTTAATTAAGTTTGTGTATGTTTTTCCcttattttcattttgtttgctGTCATAATTTAACAAGTTTTAATTAGTTATTAGTATAAGCTGTAAATCATGCACTGCAGTAGATTAGAaagcaatttttcaaattacttaTGCATTGACCACTGCTTAATTcataagaaagagaaaaatgtgTTTTAAATAATCATTTGTATCACAAAAAGTTAAAAAGTTTTTTGttttgaattgaaaatattgaatattatgTTGAGTTAGAATATTGTGTAGctacaaattaaaatatttttaaatagaagattttcctatataaatataaaatattcaccTTGCAATATACATGGAGACGTTTATGACTATTAAATTACCtatcaaaaattatattttagaaagtatttttaatttttagcaAATGCAGTCCCTTCCAGCTCCTGTAAAACGCAGAATTAAAGCTTTGAAACAATTGCAATTATTTGCTActaatattgaaacaaaattctATGAGGATCTACATATCTTGGAATGTGTGTACTACAAGTTGTACGCTCCTCTTTACGAGAAAAGGAGTCAAATAGTATCAGGTGCTTATGAACCAAATGATGCACAATGTGCATGGAACAGCGATGATGAAGAAGAAGGTTTGGCTAATGATTTGAAAACAAAAGCAAATCTTGAAGATGTtaaagaggaaaagaaagaagagtatGTCTCTTTTACTTCCATTAAGTCTTACATATGTTTTACtggtttattttaatttacttttaacAGTTTTATTTTAGTTGACCTAGTAAATATATTCACTCTTTGTCTAATTCTTTCAATTACAGTATACTTTGTAATGAATAagtatttaaagaaatatttagatATGTAACTTCAaatgacatttttttatttgtattcaaTAAATTTTTACATATAAGTAGTACAAACAgtattctcatactcgaattatatttttacacttttataaattttgtctGTTAAGTGGATGAAAGTTGGAATTCACTGCTACATCTATCATTGTTAATTATTTGTGATCCTTTTAGAACTGAAGAAAGTGAAGATCCTAAAGGCATCCCAGAATTCTGGctcacaatatttaaaaatgttggaACATTGGCTGATATGGTTCAAGCACATGATGAACCAATATTGAAACATTTGCAGGATATTCAAGTGAAATATCTTGAAGCTAATCCAATGGTAAGTTgcatttacaatttaaaaaaggtattaaattgtaaaaattcctgttttactATGTGTACGCAAAGCTAATAGTATCTATACTGTAAAATGTGAAACACAAGTAAGAAATGTAAAAAGTTAATTACACTGTGTTAAAAGATAATGAGATTTTTTGTAGGGTTTTATTCTTGAGTTCCACTTTGAACCAAACGAATACTTCACTAACTCGGTTCTAACTAAAGAATATATTATGAAGTGtacaattgaaaaaaatgatCCATTTAGTTTTGAAGGACCTGAAATATACAAATGTAAGGTAAGTAGacagttttaatttaaatagtttTCATTTCATATCTATagcgataaaaatatattgtgTCACAtgcaatacatatttatatttgttacaaatttttttataatagggATGTGTAATTGAttggaaaaaaggaaagaatgtTACAGTAAAAACTGTAAAAAAGAATCAGAAACATAAATCTCGAGGGTCCATACGAACTGTAACAAAAACTTTTCAGATTGATTCGTTTTTCAACTTTTTCAGTCCACCAGTTGGTAAGAACAGATAATAGTTTCCATCTTTATacgatgtattttattttcatctttaAATTAATTCGCTAATAACGTAATCCATTGCAAATTACTCTTTCAGTGCCAGAGGATTCAGAAGCAGAGGTAGATGATGAAACTCAAGCTTTATTAACAAGCGATTTTGAAATTGGTCATTATATTAGAGAGCGTATAGTTCCTAGAGCTGTACTATATTATACAGGTACGcctcttcttttttcctttacaaattaaaataaaatttaagagGTGATTTCACTGTAACTGATTATATAATTCGAGTACGATTAATTACTAATGACATATTTGATACTGTTTTAGGAGAAGGTTTAGAAGATGAAGATGAAGATTACGAAGAGGAGGAAGGAGACGAGGATGATCCTGAGGAAGAAGATGAAGATGACGAGGAGTCTGCACCATCAGGTGGGAAACAACAGGGCAATGATCATGTCGAGTGCAAAACACAGtagaattttatacaaattaaaataaggGGAAATCGTTCGTGCGTACAGTAAGAGACAAGACACTAACAAAACCTGACCGATAACTTCCTAAATATCCTGCGCCTGTGGCTCCAACATAATCCTGTTCGTATCAGAGTTGGGCATTAACTGGTTAAAAAGATTATCTAAATGAAGAATCGAATAAAGTTACTTCAACTTTATTAGTTATTCGAAGCTTCAAATAATTTTGATCAACattattcgacgaacgattaaCTGTATCGTCGAATAAAGATTTTGACTATAACTGCAACTTTATTCGACGGCTTCAAGTAACTTTTAAGCGTTAGTTGATTCAAAGCTTTGAATTGAAAAGTATCGTGGCATTTGACGACTTGTCTTTCCTATtacagaaataattttttggATTTTGTAAATACTTATTCGTACGATGTCGCATTTGAACTCATTTTCATTAGAAAAATTTCCGAAATCAATAGGTAACTTTAAAGAATAAGtagtataaaatacaatttttaatttgtcaACGCCAAAACCTGATTACATTGCAACATTCTAAATGGCGATTGACTTTGTACGAAGAGGGTACATCGAAAACAAGTCGTCAGACCCAGCGGTGCTTTTCCCTTAAAACTCCTAACTTCTAAAATCGAAGGAGCCAGCATCGATCCTCGTCACTCTTGAAGTCTTGTTGAATCCACTAATGCTCGGAAATTTTCGGATAAAATTGCAGGTACAGTTTCTTTGACGAGATGATTCGAAgcttcgagtaacgaataaagttaAAGTAACTGTATTTGATTCTTAGCTCAGTTAAAGTTTTGCCCATCTCTGGTATTACTCATCTAATCATATCATATCTCCTATTCCAGATCAAGCCGGTGACATACCGGCTCTTCGACATACCGGTGACAAAATTATGTGTACCCTCCCTTTAACCGACGTTGACGATGAATAGAAATACGGCTCATTAACAGCTAAAATCTAATAATGTCATATAAGTATAAACGATTGCGCTCTCAGCTCTACATAATAATCATTGTCATTTTTAATTGcttcattttatattatattgttaCGTTTATATACAAACGAGAAAGTTagttgaatttttttcaaaacgcACGTTGATCTATGGACAAATTTTTGGGTACTGTTAAAgcatttttaatacaaaaattgagaaaactgCAGACAGCGCTTTCTTTCTTGCCGTATTACAAACGTAGTGCcatattttcctttttctatGATCGAACCTGTTAGGTTATGGGAGAAGTAAGAAGTGTATTGCAACACTGGTACAAATTGCTAAACTGTCGATATTAATAGAGGGTGTTTGTTGACGCgtagaaaatgtttcaagtaTAAATTCAGAACACAAAGACAGGAAAAGGTTTGTGTGCACATATTCCCGATGTAACCTTGTTTTTAAGTTACAGCATTCTCCGTgttttaacaattatttatttactttcaattaaaattattaaaacaacCATCTGTTAGCTTATACGTATCTTAAAAGAGCTTGGTGTAATAATTAGAAatgttatataaataataaattttaaatgccTCCATAGATAATAAAGGTGTAGATATAGCTCTCAAAATTCAGTTGCTTGCTTCAGAGCCAAgtcttatacatatataaataacaTGAGACATTTAACATCTAGAAATTTGTGTAAGTGGTGTTGTAAAACATTGTGATGGGTGTTTCTATAAATCTTTCAAGCAAAGTACAAGGTTGTATTATATTGTCATGAATAATTTTCATGTATTAATGCGAAATTGTTATTAAAACCTTGAACAGACATTGAAATCtagatatatttttctatattgttaaaatataaaaaggaaAGTAACTTAAGAACAAGGTTGTATTATCAGGCATATGTTTATATAAGTTTGTTTCATTGTTTTTGAGTCCTGAAATAATTCTTGCACTACATATTAAGAAACATTCTGTATAACCAAGAAAACATATGCAGGATGCTGTATGATTTaccaaaaaacaaattttttatctcTGACACAACCAACCACTCTTTTCCTTAGGTTCTTCTAATTTCCTTAAGTTACACAAAAATATAACAACTCTTTTTATATCAAATTGTTTTCAATCTAATTTGTTATAGACTTGAATTATATTGGCCTCTAAAACGAATAGTTTTACTATGTTAcccataaaataaattttataagttTTGTGTGGTATTTATGTTGTGCATAAATTTTCATAAGCTTTATACGGTAAGTATTAATTAAGTAtagattttataaaaatattttatgtatacAATCTTATCCATTTTAATGCATGCATTATATGATGAAGTTTGAATAATACAATAGATTATATGATCCATGAAAGTATAGAACAACTGATCATAAATAGAATAGTAATCTAAAGTTTTTATAATTGAATACAAATAtaactaataaaatatttttcattgaattgctacaacaataaaaaaaatagacgTATTTCTCATATTATAGTagaaaatatatgaaatattaattctaattttttctGTGATAAGTTAATGTACCTAgagtttttttaattattacataattacttttaaaaaaagtaacattaaaattaaagaatataaaatttcgaTTATCATATCGGTATTGCCccctttttccatttttaatataaaagacCGCATCGAAGCTACGTTCAGCGACATcttgaaaaaaattgttacgatCATAGAAGGTCAATACCACTTGACAAGCCTTTGTGTTCCGTATAATTTGATAATCACTCGTGATTGATAATGCAAACTGTCAAGTAATATACATAAGTACTTTTTTTGGAAAACCATACGTTGCGTGTTTTAACGAGTATAATTTTTACGACACGCCCCCATGTCACGAAAGGACCAAAGAATTCtaaaacaattttacaattgCCGGATTCTACGTGATAGTAAGATTTCGATCGAGGATCTATGGGTTCGTGATGGAAAAATCATCAATCCGGAGAAAATTTTTTATGACGAGAAAGTGAAACCTGATATTAGAATTAATTGCAATGGAGCGATAATTTCACCTGGATATATCGATCTTCAAATTAATGGTACTTAGTGTAAATATGTATTGTTTTTACCGCATATATGATCTGTATTTACCAGAGCCTTCCATAAGTAACgtcttttttatatatacatatatattaattattattgcatggtggaattttaatttaaatcccACTTCTGAATTGTAGttggattttatttatatactcaCTTTTGTGAGTAAATCCTACTTTTCAAGCCATTggagaaaaaaaagtataattatAAATCACAAGATTTTATAGTTTAAACAATGCAGGTGGGTTTACTTACAAGACATTAAAATAATTTGCATGGAATCAGTTTGCTAAGGCTGAACATATATACTTTACTCTTAGCAACAGTAAATTATACCAAATGATGATTCTTCTATTAAttacttgccaaaattttaagtACTTTATTATCAAAGATTACTGATTgccttaatttaaatttttccaaGATGTTGAAAGTACTTTTATCGATTTCAAGGAGTCAATATTAAAGTTTTTTCACATTTAAAacacatttatatatttagATACCTATCAAACAATCTTAACagtgaaatataatatatttcttctCAAATTCACATAGCATATAATAGCACAAACAGgtatcaacatttattttgtactGTGAGTTAAGTGAACTAAACTGATTCAAATAATGTGCACAACAGAATTTATAAACAAATTCAATATAAATAAGATACAGTTGTTTATATAATTAAGATGAAAAATGACATTACTTATAGGATGACTGGATACATCtattaaatttaagaaattgattatacttgtacaaatttaaaaaaaattaatatttatctaGTTCTggcaattttattaattacatgttataaatggaaaataaatgtatttcatTAATATTAATCTAGAAAAGCCTGTTTTttc
Proteins encoded in this region:
- the Nap1 gene encoding nucleosome assembly protein 1 isoform X2: MQSLPAPVKRRIKALKQLQLFATNIETKFYEDLHILECVYYKLYAPLYEKRSQIVSGAYEPNDAQCAWNSDDEEEGLANDLKTKANLEDVKEEKKEETEESEDPKGIPEFWLTIFKNVGTLADMVQAHDEPILKHLQDIQVKYLEANPMGFILEFHFEPNEYFTNSVLTKEYIMKCTIEKNDPFSFEGPEIYKCKGCVIDWKKGKNVTVKTVKKNQKHKSRGSIRTVTKTFQIDSFFNFFSPPVVPEDSEAEVDDETQALLTSDFEIGHYIRERIVPRAVLYYTGEGLEDEDEDYEEEEGDEDDPEEEDEDDEESAPSDQAGDIPALRHTGDKIMCTLPLTDVDDE
- the Nap1 gene encoding nucleosome assembly protein 1 isoform X1 — its product is MTTDPKRTGNNSDMESVEDEDDNNSIELTTQNLRRHDVLAALQDRISAPGLEQMQSLPAPVKRRIKALKQLQLFATNIETKFYEDLHILECVYYKLYAPLYEKRSQIVSGAYEPNDAQCAWNSDDEEEGLANDLKTKANLEDVKEEKKEETEESEDPKGIPEFWLTIFKNVGTLADMVQAHDEPILKHLQDIQVKYLEANPMGFILEFHFEPNEYFTNSVLTKEYIMKCTIEKNDPFSFEGPEIYKCKGCVIDWKKGKNVTVKTVKKNQKHKSRGSIRTVTKTFQIDSFFNFFSPPVVPEDSEAEVDDETQALLTSDFEIGHYIRERIVPRAVLYYTGEGLEDEDEDYEEEEGDEDDPEEEDEDDEESAPSDQAGDIPALRHTGDKIMCTLPLTDVDDE